From the genome of Eucalyptus grandis isolate ANBG69807.140 chromosome 2, ASM1654582v1, whole genome shotgun sequence, one region includes:
- the LOC104433837 gene encoding aldehyde dehydrogenase family 3 member F1, translating to METPGDLEVQLEGMREYYRNGNTRGASWRKSQLRGLCRLLKEREAEMNAALECDLGKHPVESYRDEIGSLIKSVNYALGCLKGWMSAEKARLPLAAALTTAEIIPEPLGLVLIISSWNFPFGLSLEPLIGALAAGNVVVLKPSEVAPRCSSLLADVLPAYLDPKAVKVVEGGPAVSEQLIQQKWDKILFTGSARVGRMVMAAAANHLTPVTLELGGKCPAVLDSLSNSWARKVAVQRILGSKFSACAGQACIAIDYVLVETKFSSTLLELMKVWIGKMLGENPRESHSMARIVNKNHFSRLKTLLEDPNVKASIVYGGSMDENSLFIEPTILLDPPLESDLMQDEIFGPLLPIITLKKIEDSINFINSRPKPLAIYAFTHNDSLRKRMVAETSSGSVTFNDAMIQYMADTLPFGGIGESGMGNYHGKFSFDTFSHHKAVLRRSFLVDFWFRFPPWNDHKLQLFRSMYLFDYLGVLLTVLGLRKSKQG from the exons ATGGAGACACCGGGAGATTTGGAAGTTCAGTTGGAGGGCATGAGAGAGTATTACAGGAATGGCAACACGAGAGGTGCATCTTGGAGGAAGTCGCAGCTCCGAGGATTATGTCGGcttctcaaagaaagagaagctgaaatgAACGCTGCCCTTGAGTGCGACTTGGGGAAGCATCCTGTCGAGTCTTATCGGGATGAG ATAGGAAGCTTGATAAAGTCTGTGAACTATGCGCTTGGTTGTTTGAAAGGGTGGATGTCAGCCGAGAAG GCTAGACTGCCGCTTGCTGCTGCACTGACGACTGCGGAGATAATTCCCGAACCTCTCGGCCTCGTCCTGATCATCTCATCTTGGAATTTTCCATTTG GACTCTCCCTGGAACCACTGATAGGAGCGCTGGCTGCCGGAAATGTGGTGGTCCTGAAACCTTCAGAGGTGGCTCCTAGATGCTCCTCTCTCCTGGCTGACGTACTGCCGGCTTATCTAGATCCTAAGGCTGTCAAGGTTGTCGAAGGTGGTCCTGCTGTTAGTGAACAACTAATACAGCAAAAGTGGGATAAAATACTCTTCACAG GAAGTGCACGAGTAGGTCGCATGGTGATGGCTGCAGCAGCGAATCATCTGACACCAGTGACTCTCGAGTTGGGAGGAAAGTGTCCGGCCGTACTGGATTCTCTTTCGAACTCATGGGCCAGGAAG GTGGCTGTGCAACGAATTCTCGGGTCGAAATTTAGCGCCTGTGCAGGCCAAGCTTGCATAGCCATTGATTATGTCCTCGTGGAGACGAAATTCAGCTCCACTTTG CTGGAACTAATGAAGGTGTGGATCGGCAAGATGCTAGGAGAGAATCCGAGAGAATCGCACAGTATGGCAAGAATCGTAAATAAAAACCACTTCTCGAGACTGAAAACTCTTTTAGAAGACCCAAATGTCAAAGCTTCTATCGTCTACGGAGGTTCAATGGACGAAAACAGCTT GTTTATTGAGCCGACCATCTTGCTTGATCCCCCGCTCGAATCGGATCTCATGCAAGATGAGATTTTCGGCCCCTTACTCCCAATCATTACG TTGAAGAAGATCGAGGACAGCATCAACTTCATAAATTCAAGGCCTAAACCTCTTGCGATTTATGCCTTTACTCATAACGACTCGCTCAGGAAAAGGATGGTAGCGGAAACATCATCAGGAAGCGTGACATTCAATGATGCGATGATTCAA TATATGGCTGATACACTACCGTTCGGAGGTATTGGCGAGAGCGGCATGGGCAATTACCATGGGAAGTTCTCATTCGATACATTCAGCCACCACAAGGCAGTGTTGAGAAGAAGCTTTCTGGTTGACTTCTGGTTCAGATTCCCTCCTTGGAATGACCACAAACTGCAGCTGTTTCGCTCAATGTATCTTTTCGATTACCTCGGAGTGCTCCTCACCGTACTCGGACTGAGGAAATCCAAGCAAGGTTGA
- the LOC104433836 gene encoding tRNA-specific 2-thiouridylase MnmA isoform X2, with product MAMLRLASRPVVILSSLFFPGASPPSISALTRPYTLSSSIISRAFLRPPPPRSPPPPPPPPPPPPALRAAGIRPHGDLDPSHLSCSMPGKRLRVAVLLSGGVDSSVALRLLRAAGHSCTAFYLKIWFQEDFENFWSECPWEEDLKYAKAVCEQVDVPLEVVHLTDEYWKNVVSYIIEEYRSGRTPNPDVLCNTRIKFGAFMDAINSMEYDFIASGHYAKVVHSSNHIDNASELKLSEDMVKDQTYFLSHLSQAQLKRLIFPLGCISKIKFSEFVARHIGEMEGIILEAETGDFLGNHRGFWFYTIGQRQGLRLPGGPWYVVEKDTKNNVVFVSRNYFSVDKRRRLFRVGSLKWLIGAPPTEISQLQCKVRHGPGFYNCSLSLELGENGQEDVAVVQLPEDDQGLAAGQFTAFYQDRTCIGSGVILESWNDQGFPVCQKALEIARMEDKSKLGKPVKIKVKPEGTVG from the exons ATGGCGATGCTGCGACTAGCCTCGAGACCAGTCGTCatcctctcctccctcttcttcccCGGAGCGTCTCCGCCTTCCATTTCCGCTCTCACCAGACCCTAtactctctcctcctccatcatcTCCAGGGCCTTCCTCAGGCCCCCGCCGCCTCGCTCtccgccgcccccgcccccgcccccgcccccgcccccagCTCTCCGAGCCGCCGGGATCCGCCCCCACGGCGACCTGGACCCCTCCCACCTCTCCTGCTCCATGCCGGGCAAGCGGCTCAGGGTCGCCGTCCTCCTCAGCGGCGGCGTCGACAGCAGCGTCgccctccgcctcctccgcGCCGCCGGCCACTCCTGCACCGCCTTCTACCTCAAAATCTGGTTCCAG GAAGATTTCGAGAACTTTTGGTCGGAGTGCCCTTGGGAAGAAGATTTGAAGTACGCGAAAGCTGTTTGTGAGCAG GTTGATGTGCCTTTAGAAGTTGTCCATTTGACAGATGAATATTGGAAAAATGTG GTGTCTTACATAATTGAGGAGTACCGCAGTGGTCGAACTCCTAATCCTGATGTCCTTTGTAACACAAGGATAAAGTTTG GTGCCTTCATGGATGCCATTAACAGTATGGAGTATGACTTCATTGCTTCTGGCCACTATGCGAAAGTTGTCCACTCTTCAAATCATATTGATAATGCTTCCGAGTTGAAGTTGTCAGAGGACATG GTGAAGGATCAGACATACTTCCTTTCACATCTTTCACAGGCCCAGCTGAAGCGACTAATTTTCCCTCTTGGTTGTATTTCGAAA ATAAAATTCAGTGAGTTTGTTGCCAGACATATTGGGGAGATGGAGGGTATCATATTAGAAGCTGAGACGGGGGATTTCCTTGGGAACCATCGTGGCTTTTGGTTCTACACAATTGGTCAACGGCAAGGACTACGTCTTCCTGGAGGACCTTG GTATGTTGTGGAGAAGGACACTAAGAACAACGTTGTTTTCGTGTCCCGAAATTACTTCTCAGTGGATAAAAGGAGGCGCCTTTTTCGTGTTGGCTCTCTCAAATGGCTTATTGGGGCACCTCCAACTGAGATCAGTCAGCTCCAATGCAAG GTGAGACACGGTCCTGGTTTCTACAACTGTAGTTTGTCTCTAGAATTGGGTGAGAATGGCCAGGAAGATGTTGCGGTGGTTCAGTTGCCTGAAGATGATCAAGGCCTGGCAGCAGGGCAATTCACAGCCTTTTACCAAGATAGAACATGCATTGGTTCAGGTGTCATATTGGAATCTTGGAATGACCAGGGCTTTCCTGTCTGCCAGAAGGCTCTTGAGATCGCTAGAATGGAGGATAAGTCGAAACTTGGAAAACCGGTTAAGATTAAGGTAAAACCAGAGGGCACTGTAGGGTag
- the LOC104433836 gene encoding tRNA-specific 2-thiouridylase MnmA isoform X1, translated as MAMLRLASRPVVILSSLFFPGASPPSISALTRPYTLSSSIISRAFLRPPPPRSPPPPPPPPPPPPALRAAGIRPHGDLDPSHLSCSMPGKRLRVAVLLSGGVDSSVALRLLRAAGHSCTAFYLKIWFQEDFENFWSECPWEEDLKYAKAVCEQVDVPLEVVHLTDEYWKNVVSYIIEEYRSGRTPNPDVLCNTRIKFGAFMDAINSMEYDFIASGHYAKVVHSSNHIDNASELKLSEDMVKDQTYFLSHLSQAQLKRLIFPLGCISKNEVRKLAARFDLPNQDRKDSQGICFLGKIKFSEFVARHIGEMEGIILEAETGDFLGNHRGFWFYTIGQRQGLRLPGGPWYVVEKDTKNNVVFVSRNYFSVDKRRRLFRVGSLKWLIGAPPTEISQLQCKVRHGPGFYNCSLSLELGENGQEDVAVVQLPEDDQGLAAGQFTAFYQDRTCIGSGVILESWNDQGFPVCQKALEIARMEDKSKLGKPVKIKVKPEGTVG; from the exons ATGGCGATGCTGCGACTAGCCTCGAGACCAGTCGTCatcctctcctccctcttcttcccCGGAGCGTCTCCGCCTTCCATTTCCGCTCTCACCAGACCCTAtactctctcctcctccatcatcTCCAGGGCCTTCCTCAGGCCCCCGCCGCCTCGCTCtccgccgcccccgcccccgcccccgcccccgcccccagCTCTCCGAGCCGCCGGGATCCGCCCCCACGGCGACCTGGACCCCTCCCACCTCTCCTGCTCCATGCCGGGCAAGCGGCTCAGGGTCGCCGTCCTCCTCAGCGGCGGCGTCGACAGCAGCGTCgccctccgcctcctccgcGCCGCCGGCCACTCCTGCACCGCCTTCTACCTCAAAATCTGGTTCCAG GAAGATTTCGAGAACTTTTGGTCGGAGTGCCCTTGGGAAGAAGATTTGAAGTACGCGAAAGCTGTTTGTGAGCAG GTTGATGTGCCTTTAGAAGTTGTCCATTTGACAGATGAATATTGGAAAAATGTG GTGTCTTACATAATTGAGGAGTACCGCAGTGGTCGAACTCCTAATCCTGATGTCCTTTGTAACACAAGGATAAAGTTTG GTGCCTTCATGGATGCCATTAACAGTATGGAGTATGACTTCATTGCTTCTGGCCACTATGCGAAAGTTGTCCACTCTTCAAATCATATTGATAATGCTTCCGAGTTGAAGTTGTCAGAGGACATG GTGAAGGATCAGACATACTTCCTTTCACATCTTTCACAGGCCCAGCTGAAGCGACTAATTTTCCCTCTTGGTTGTATTTCGAAA AATGAAGTTCGAAAACTTGCTGCCAGATTTGATTTGCCTAACCAAGATAGAAAGGATTCACAGGGGATATGCTTTCTTGGGAAG ATAAAATTCAGTGAGTTTGTTGCCAGACATATTGGGGAGATGGAGGGTATCATATTAGAAGCTGAGACGGGGGATTTCCTTGGGAACCATCGTGGCTTTTGGTTCTACACAATTGGTCAACGGCAAGGACTACGTCTTCCTGGAGGACCTTG GTATGTTGTGGAGAAGGACACTAAGAACAACGTTGTTTTCGTGTCCCGAAATTACTTCTCAGTGGATAAAAGGAGGCGCCTTTTTCGTGTTGGCTCTCTCAAATGGCTTATTGGGGCACCTCCAACTGAGATCAGTCAGCTCCAATGCAAG GTGAGACACGGTCCTGGTTTCTACAACTGTAGTTTGTCTCTAGAATTGGGTGAGAATGGCCAGGAAGATGTTGCGGTGGTTCAGTTGCCTGAAGATGATCAAGGCCTGGCAGCAGGGCAATTCACAGCCTTTTACCAAGATAGAACATGCATTGGTTCAGGTGTCATATTGGAATCTTGGAATGACCAGGGCTTTCCTGTCTGCCAGAAGGCTCTTGAGATCGCTAGAATGGAGGATAAGTCGAAACTTGGAAAACCGGTTAAGATTAAGGTAAAACCAGAGGGCACTGTAGGGTag